From Rubrivirga sp. SAORIC476, a single genomic window includes:
- a CDS encoding histidine phosphatase family protein — translation MLVRLGLLLALLVAGCAPSPSERAVDAPPRQVADALPAPTVDVPEERIFDAPPTRIYFVRHAEKATAPADDPPLTEAGETRAEALVEALGGERLHAIYSSQFARTRATAAPIAAAQGREVTVLPIEGPDTEAAVRAQARQIAADSFPYAVLVVGHSNTIPHMISELTGEPMADLGDFEYDGIYVVTISEHPSQRTPDDVRVERRRYGAPNPE, via the coding sequence ATGCTCGTCCGCCTCGGTCTTCTCCTCGCCCTCCTCGTCGCCGGGTGTGCGCCGTCTCCGTCCGAGCGGGCCGTAGACGCGCCGCCCCGGCAAGTGGCCGACGCGCTGCCCGCGCCCACCGTCGATGTGCCGGAGGAGCGGATCTTCGACGCGCCGCCGACGCGCATCTACTTCGTCCGCCACGCCGAGAAAGCGACGGCGCCCGCGGACGATCCGCCGCTGACCGAGGCGGGGGAGACCCGCGCGGAGGCGCTCGTAGAGGCGCTGGGGGGCGAACGGCTCCACGCCATCTACAGCTCCCAGTTCGCGCGGACGCGGGCGACGGCGGCGCCCATCGCCGCCGCGCAGGGCCGGGAGGTCACGGTCCTGCCCATCGAGGGGCCGGACACCGAGGCGGCCGTCCGCGCGCAGGCCCGCCAGATCGCTGCGGACAGCTTCCCGTACGCCGTGCTGGTCGTCGGCCACAGCAACACGATCCCGCACATGATCTCGGAGCTGACCGGCGAGCCGATGGCGGACCTCGGCGACTTCGAGTACGACGGCATCTACGTGGTCACGATTTCCGAGCACCCGTCGCAGCGGACGCCCGACGACGTGCGGGTCGAGCGGCGGCGCTACGGGGCGCCCAATCCCGAGTAG
- the lepA gene encoding translation elongation factor 4 yields MPETDAYRPAPVDQSRIRNFCIIAHIDHGKSTLADRLLEATGTLTSREMQAQVLDSMDLERERGITIKSHAIRMPYKAADGQQYVLDLIDTPGHVDFTYEVSRALNACEGAILVVDAAQGIEAQTISNLYMAIGQDLEIIPVLNKVDLPSAQPELVAQSITDLIGGDPDDVLHVSAKTGMGIEAVLERIVERVPAPAGDPEAPLQALIFDSTFDTYRGSIVYIRVKEGTLRKGDAIQFMATGAKYFAEEIGHLKLTMQPVDELGPGEVGYLIGSVKDVADTRVGDTVTHQRNGATEQLPGYRDVKPMVFSGIYPTDSNDFEDLRGALEKLQLNDAALTYEAETSAALGFGFRVGFLGMLHMEVVQERLDREFGLDIVTTMPNVRYSVELSDRTTIEVENPSDMPDPGRIHEIREPYVKAEIITPTEYIGALMGLCQDRRGTYLTQEYLTTDRVNLKYELPLAEIVFDFYDKLKSVSRGYASFDYDFIDERTSKLVKLDVMLNGDTVDALSTIVHRDKAYDMGRRLSQKLRELIPRQMFDVAIQAGIGNKIIARETVKALRKDVTAKCYGGDISRKRKLLEKQKEGKKRMKQVGAVEVPQEAFLAVLSME; encoded by the coding sequence TTGCCCGAAACCGACGCCTACCGACCCGCCCCCGTGGACCAGAGCCGCATCCGCAACTTCTGCATCATCGCCCACATCGACCACGGCAAGTCGACGTTGGCCGACCGGCTTCTCGAAGCCACCGGCACGCTCACCAGCCGCGAGATGCAGGCCCAGGTCCTCGACTCGATGGACCTCGAACGGGAGCGCGGCATCACGATCAAGAGCCACGCCATTCGGATGCCGTACAAGGCGGCGGACGGGCAGCAGTACGTGCTCGACCTGATCGACACGCCGGGCCACGTGGACTTCACCTACGAGGTCTCCCGCGCGCTCAACGCGTGTGAAGGCGCCATCCTCGTCGTCGACGCGGCGCAGGGCATCGAGGCGCAGACGATCTCGAACCTCTACATGGCCATCGGCCAGGACCTGGAGATCATCCCGGTCCTCAACAAGGTGGACCTGCCGAGCGCCCAGCCGGAACTGGTGGCGCAGTCCATCACCGACCTCATCGGCGGCGACCCGGACGACGTGCTCCATGTGTCCGCCAAGACTGGCATGGGCATCGAGGCGGTCCTGGAGCGCATCGTCGAGCGCGTCCCGGCGCCCGCGGGCGACCCCGAGGCCCCGCTCCAGGCGCTCATCTTCGACTCGACGTTCGACACGTACCGGGGCTCGATCGTCTACATCCGCGTCAAGGAGGGCACGCTCCGCAAGGGCGACGCGATCCAGTTCATGGCGACCGGCGCGAAGTACTTCGCCGAGGAGATCGGGCACCTGAAGCTGACCATGCAGCCGGTCGACGAACTGGGGCCGGGCGAGGTCGGCTACCTGATCGGCAGCGTCAAGGACGTGGCGGACACGCGCGTCGGCGACACGGTGACGCACCAGCGGAATGGGGCCACGGAGCAACTCCCGGGCTACCGCGACGTCAAGCCGATGGTGTTCTCGGGCATCTACCCGACCGACTCGAACGACTTCGAGGACCTCCGCGGTGCGCTCGAGAAGCTCCAGCTCAACGACGCCGCGCTGACCTACGAGGCTGAGACCTCGGCCGCGCTCGGCTTCGGCTTCCGCGTCGGCTTCCTGGGGATGCTGCACATGGAGGTGGTCCAGGAGCGGCTGGACCGCGAGTTCGGGCTCGACATCGTGACCACGATGCCGAACGTCCGCTACTCGGTCGAGCTGTCCGACCGGACCACCATCGAGGTCGAGAACCCGTCCGACATGCCGGACCCGGGCCGGATCCACGAGATCCGCGAGCCCTACGTCAAGGCCGAGATCATCACGCCGACCGAGTACATCGGCGCGCTGATGGGGCTCTGCCAGGACCGCCGCGGCACGTACCTGACCCAGGAGTACCTCACGACGGACCGCGTCAACCTGAAGTACGAGTTGCCGCTGGCCGAGATCGTGTTCGACTTCTACGACAAGCTGAAGTCGGTCTCCCGCGGCTACGCGTCGTTCGACTACGACTTCATCGACGAGCGGACGTCCAAGCTGGTCAAGCTGGACGTGATGCTCAACGGCGACACCGTCGACGCGCTCTCCACCATCGTCCACCGTGACAAGGCCTACGACATGGGCCGCCGCCTGAGCCAGAAGCTGCGCGAGCTGATCCCGCGGCAGATGTTCGACGTGGCCATCCAGGCGGGCATCGGCAACAAGATCATCGCGCGCGAGACCGTCAAGGCGCTCCGCAAGGACGTGACGGCCAAGTGCTACGGCGGCGACATCTCGCGCAAGCGGAAGCTGCTGGAGAAGCAGAAGGAGGGCAAGAAGCGGATGAAGCAGGTCGGCGCGGTGGAGGTCCCCCAGGAGGCGTTCCTGGCCGTCCTGTCGATGGAGTAA
- a CDS encoding two-component regulator propeller domain-containing protein, whose product MLSARLLVTVTVVAVLATTGTAAQTGGVVIDRTALTRADGLPSDYVLAVFEDRWGFVWFGTDAGIARWDGMRAVTFSVDDGLPHPYVTGFAETADGTLYAGTQGGLARWTGPGWERVPTPFEDPLIGYIGTDAEGRLLASAGVQLGRLEGDRWRIWTPGPDMPTRLARTAVVDLGRDRLLVSGFWSDTLAGAILSPVGDRFEAASVAFDDGIDTSGWIGAAVGRCDQYLTLASRVEGRSAWGPAEIVGEGSSLVLRLQRALLPTHSDPLDEILCSEEATWGIGRGGLRWLDGPDGIARVVQTLATSAAAARDGGIWVGTFGDGAIRIRPTPFVRLTDEAALRLAQTPDGAVWATGRRLWRVDPDGGSAEIAYPNPTRALSVTDGGAIRVGGRVALLAPLADCPPLINPSAARSSIRDSGWISGLTESADTLWLGSYQFGVRRFRLGEGSPVEIDTLGTDAGLPTQTVEDLRRVAGESWVLTRLGAARLVGARAEAVGVGQGLPSSSVFSLLGASDGAVWFGTDRGVARLGRGEHRATAISHPLFDGRRVVALFEVPEHPGAVWAVTARHLLRVAEGRATAFAPLAIAPDQTIEDALYHAPSGRLVLATSDGVLSAPFEALASAARRTPRVAVAEATVNEQSVALGGTPGAARLERLPPGPHRVVVRAAAFGPRGASVEYRYDDATWRPAAADGSVVLPDLGAGLHHVEMRAVAPGGARSDETATLAFEVRPRLWERPAIRVLGLLGALAALIGIVRWTSTQRYRRRLREYELERRLHEERQRISQDLHDHVGADLSTIVSGIDLVRLSAGGDGGPAMSNLDRLDAHARRTMTRLRETIWAIHRETVTAEAFLDRVCTHARERAALHPEAPTVACALDATDADRLRTLTPAQTLHLYRIAQEAIGNALQHSGATRLGVVVRVTPTALVLEIADDGRFEASAPGALSGYGMSGMRRRAAEVGARLWLETEAGTTVRVALPLALPELTRAGD is encoded by the coding sequence GTGCTCTCCGCCCGCCTCCTCGTCACTGTCACCGTGGTCGCGGTGCTCGCCACGACCGGCACGGCCGCCCAGACCGGCGGGGTCGTCATCGACCGGACCGCCCTGACGCGTGCCGATGGGCTCCCCTCAGACTATGTGCTCGCCGTGTTCGAGGACCGGTGGGGGTTCGTGTGGTTCGGAACCGACGCCGGCATCGCCCGATGGGACGGCATGCGGGCCGTCACGTTCTCTGTCGACGACGGCCTTCCCCATCCGTACGTCACCGGCTTCGCCGAGACTGCCGACGGCACACTCTACGCCGGGACCCAAGGCGGCCTCGCCCGATGGACCGGCCCCGGCTGGGAGCGCGTCCCGACCCCGTTCGAGGACCCACTCATCGGGTACATCGGAACGGACGCCGAGGGGAGGCTGCTCGCCTCGGCCGGGGTTCAGCTGGGACGCCTGGAGGGCGACCGGTGGCGGATTTGGACGCCCGGCCCGGACATGCCCACTCGCCTCGCGCGCACGGCCGTCGTAGACCTCGGCAGAGACCGGCTTCTGGTCAGCGGGTTCTGGTCGGACACGCTCGCCGGAGCCATCCTGTCCCCCGTCGGCGACCGGTTCGAGGCGGCCTCGGTCGCGTTCGACGACGGCATCGACACGTCCGGATGGATCGGCGCGGCGGTAGGCCGGTGCGACCAGTACCTCACGCTGGCATCGCGCGTGGAGGGCCGAAGCGCCTGGGGGCCGGCCGAGATCGTGGGCGAGGGCTCCTCGCTCGTGCTGCGACTGCAGAGGGCCCTGCTCCCGACCCACTCAGACCCGCTCGACGAGATCCTCTGCAGCGAGGAGGCGACCTGGGGGATCGGGCGCGGCGGCCTGCGCTGGCTCGACGGGCCCGACGGCATCGCGCGGGTCGTGCAGACGCTCGCGACCAGCGCCGCGGCGGCACGCGACGGGGGCATCTGGGTGGGGACCTTCGGCGACGGAGCGATTCGCATCCGCCCAACCCCGTTCGTGCGCCTCACCGATGAGGCGGCCCTGAGGCTCGCGCAGACGCCCGATGGCGCGGTGTGGGCGACCGGGCGACGACTCTGGCGGGTCGATCCAGACGGCGGATCGGCCGAGATCGCCTACCCGAACCCGACGCGGGCGCTGTCTGTGACCGACGGCGGCGCGATCCGGGTCGGCGGCCGGGTCGCCCTACTGGCGCCGCTGGCCGACTGCCCCCCGCTCATCAACCCCTCGGCCGCCCGGTCGAGCATCCGAGACAGCGGCTGGATCTCCGGGCTGACGGAGAGCGCCGATACGCTGTGGCTGGGGAGCTACCAGTTCGGCGTGCGGCGCTTTCGGCTGGGCGAGGGCAGCCCGGTAGAGATCGACACGCTGGGAACCGACGCAGGGCTCCCGACGCAAACCGTGGAAGACCTCCGCCGCGTGGCCGGGGAGTCCTGGGTGCTGACTCGGCTCGGCGCGGCGCGGCTGGTCGGCGCACGTGCCGAGGCGGTGGGCGTGGGCCAGGGCCTGCCCTCGTCGTCGGTGTTCTCCCTCCTGGGCGCGAGCGACGGGGCGGTCTGGTTCGGGACCGACCGCGGGGTGGCCCGCCTCGGGCGCGGCGAGCACCGGGCCACCGCGATCTCGCACCCTCTGTTCGACGGCCGACGGGTGGTGGCCCTGTTCGAGGTGCCCGAGCACCCGGGCGCGGTCTGGGCGGTCACGGCCCGACACCTGCTCCGCGTCGCCGAGGGCCGGGCGACGGCCTTCGCCCCGCTGGCCATCGCCCCCGATCAGACCATCGAGGACGCGCTTTACCACGCACCCAGCGGCCGCCTCGTGCTGGCGACCTCGGACGGCGTGCTCTCCGCACCGTTCGAGGCACTCGCCTCGGCCGCTCGCCGGACGCCGCGCGTGGCGGTGGCCGAGGCGACGGTCAACGAGCAGTCCGTCGCGCTCGGCGGGACGCCCGGCGCGGCTCGTCTGGAGCGGCTGCCCCCGGGCCCGCACCGTGTCGTGGTCCGCGCCGCGGCGTTCGGCCCCCGGGGGGCGTCGGTCGAGTACCGGTACGACGACGCGACGTGGCGCCCGGCCGCGGCCGATGGCTCGGTCGTGCTGCCGGACCTGGGGGCAGGCCTCCACCACGTCGAGATGCGAGCCGTCGCGCCGGGCGGCGCGCGCTCGGACGAGACGGCGACGCTGGCGTTCGAGGTCCGCCCCCGGCTCTGGGAGCGACCGGCCATCCGCGTGCTCGGACTGCTGGGGGCGCTCGCGGCGCTCATCGGGATCGTCCGGTGGACATCGACGCAGCGCTACCGGCGCCGGCTTCGGGAGTACGAACTCGAGCGGCGGCTGCACGAGGAGCGACAGCGGATCAGCCAGGACCTCCACGACCACGTCGGCGCGGACCTGTCGACCATCGTGTCGGGCATCGACCTCGTCCGGCTGTCGGCCGGGGGCGACGGCGGCCCGGCCATGAGCAACCTCGACCGCCTCGACGCGCACGCACGCCGCACCATGACGCGGCTGCGCGAAACCATCTGGGCGATCCACCGGGAAACCGTCACGGCCGAGGCGTTCTTGGACCGCGTCTGCACGCACGCCCGGGAGCGCGCCGCTCTCCATCCCGAGGCCCCCACGGTCGCCTGTGCCCTCGACGCCACCGACGCCGACCGGCTGCGGACCCTCACGCCTGCCCAGACCCTCCACCTCTACCGCATCGCGCAGGAGGCCATCGGCAACGCGCTCCAGCATTCGGGAGCGACTCGGCTCGGCGTGGTCGTCCGCGTGACGCCGACCGCGCTCGTGCTGGAGATCGCGGACGACGGCCGGTTCGAAGCCAGCGCTCCGGGCGCGCTATCGGGGTACGGCATGAGCGGCATGCGCCGTCGCGCGGCCGAGGTCGGCGCGCGGCTCTGGCTGGAGACGGAGGCGGGCACGACGGTCCGCGTCGCGCTGCCACTCGCCCTCCCCGAACTCACCCGAGCTGGGGATTGA
- a CDS encoding response regulator transcription factor, with the protein MSVRLALVEDRPDVRQLLTERLAFFDDVELVSVSGSAEAFFERLQDAEAAPEVVLMDIELPGMDGIEATGRLRESHPETEVLMLTVFEDEDRIFAAVQAGASGYLLKDASAGRIVGAVLEVARGGAPVSPLVAKKLLGWIRGDDCEAVGLTDRERDVLGLIVEGLTEDGIADRLYISPHTVRSHIKSLYRKLEVHSRAEVVRVAYERRLIR; encoded by the coding sequence GTGTCCGTCCGCCTCGCCCTGGTCGAAGACCGCCCCGACGTCCGCCAGTTGCTCACCGAGCGGCTCGCGTTCTTCGACGACGTGGAGCTGGTGTCGGTGTCCGGGTCGGCGGAGGCGTTCTTCGAGCGGCTCCAGGACGCCGAGGCCGCCCCGGAAGTGGTCCTGATGGACATCGAGCTCCCCGGGATGGACGGGATCGAGGCGACCGGCCGCCTTCGGGAGTCGCATCCCGAGACGGAAGTGCTGATGCTGACCGTGTTCGAGGACGAGGACCGGATTTTCGCGGCCGTCCAGGCCGGGGCGAGCGGGTACCTGCTCAAGGATGCGAGCGCGGGGCGCATCGTGGGAGCGGTACTGGAGGTGGCGCGAGGCGGCGCGCCCGTCTCCCCGCTGGTCGCGAAGAAGCTCCTCGGATGGATTCGAGGCGACGACTGCGAGGCGGTCGGCCTGACGGACCGCGAGCGCGACGTGCTGGGCCTGATCGTGGAGGGGCTGACGGAGGACGGCATCGCCGACCGGCTGTACATCAGCCCCCACACGGTCCGCAGTCACATCAAGAGCCTGTACCGGAAGCTGGAGGTCCACAGCCGCGCCGAGGTGGTGCGGGTCGCCTACGAGCGGCGGCTCATCCGCTAG
- a CDS encoding type IIA DNA topoisomerase subunit B, with product MAEVQSYTGADIQVLEGLEPVRKRPGMYIGGTGKAGLHHLVWEIVDNAVDEATNGYATQIEVVLHKDGTTVTVSDNGRGIPIDKHPTKKVPALQVILTTLHAGGKFDGSSYVTSGGLHGVGSSVVNALSSELVAQVKRDGKLYEQRYARGVPVTKLKTVRSNVRGSGTAITFTPDPEIFDKTDLDAQTIKDNLEVKTYLNGALRIVFKDEATGERIEFHHEGGIVEYLDHLVAEASTRRVHPDPFVVRQSELEDGIRTELCMVWTEAPRESITSFVNGIPTRDGGTHEQGLKDGVTKAIRNYIETHDLAPRKLDITADDIREGLVAVVNLYHVDPQFQGQTKEKLNNPEVRSAVSGAFRTEFEQFLNGTPSTAESIVARVIQSAKARQASRAAANTVRRKSAVSHRLNLPGKLSDCSSTAPEESELFIVEGDSAGGSAKQGRDRKTQAILPLRGKVLNAEQATRSKVLANKELSNIVDALGCGLGEDLDVTKLRYHKVILLMDADADGLHIATLLLTFLYRYMRPLIDQGYVYIAQPPLFRVDALKETHWALDEADRDRIVRRIQKKNPRTQIEVQRFKGLGEMMPATLHETTLDPDKRRLLQVSIPEGSLLETERAITDLMGKDAAPRFDFIMAHAAEVEDLDV from the coding sequence ATGGCAGAAGTTCAGAGTTACACCGGCGCCGACATCCAGGTCCTGGAGGGCCTGGAGCCCGTCCGCAAGCGCCCCGGCATGTACATCGGAGGCACCGGCAAGGCCGGCCTCCACCACCTCGTGTGGGAGATCGTCGACAACGCCGTCGACGAGGCGACCAACGGCTACGCGACCCAGATCGAGGTCGTCCTCCACAAAGACGGCACCACGGTCACGGTCTCCGACAACGGCCGCGGCATCCCTATCGACAAGCACCCGACCAAGAAGGTGCCCGCGCTGCAGGTGATCCTGACCACGCTGCACGCGGGCGGGAAGTTCGACGGGTCGAGCTACGTCACGTCCGGCGGCCTGCATGGCGTCGGGTCGAGCGTGGTGAACGCGCTCTCGTCGGAGCTGGTGGCGCAGGTCAAGCGCGACGGCAAGCTCTACGAGCAGCGCTACGCGCGCGGCGTGCCGGTGACGAAGCTCAAGACGGTGCGGTCCAACGTCCGCGGGTCCGGGACGGCGATCACGTTCACGCCGGACCCCGAGATCTTCGACAAGACGGACCTGGACGCGCAGACGATCAAGGACAACCTGGAGGTCAAGACGTACCTCAACGGGGCCCTGCGGATCGTCTTCAAGGACGAGGCGACCGGCGAGCGGATCGAGTTTCACCACGAGGGCGGCATCGTGGAGTACCTCGACCACCTCGTCGCCGAGGCGAGCACCCGGCGCGTCCACCCGGACCCGTTCGTGGTGCGCCAGAGCGAACTGGAGGATGGCATCCGGACCGAGCTGTGCATGGTCTGGACGGAGGCCCCGCGCGAGTCGATCACCAGCTTCGTCAATGGCATCCCGACGCGCGACGGCGGCACGCACGAGCAGGGCCTCAAGGACGGCGTCACGAAGGCCATCCGCAACTACATCGAGACGCACGACCTCGCGCCGCGCAAGCTCGACATCACGGCCGACGACATCCGGGAGGGGCTGGTGGCCGTCGTCAACCTGTACCACGTCGACCCGCAGTTCCAGGGGCAGACGAAGGAGAAGCTGAACAACCCGGAGGTCCGCTCGGCGGTGTCGGGCGCGTTCCGGACCGAGTTCGAGCAGTTCCTCAACGGCACGCCCTCCACGGCCGAGTCCATCGTGGCGCGCGTCATCCAGTCGGCCAAGGCGCGGCAGGCGAGCCGGGCGGCGGCCAACACGGTCCGGCGCAAGAGCGCGGTCAGCCACCGCCTTAACCTGCCCGGCAAGCTGAGCGACTGCTCCAGCACGGCGCCCGAGGAGTCCGAGCTGTTCATCGTCGAGGGCGACTCGGCGGGCGGCTCGGCGAAGCAGGGGCGCGACCGCAAGACGCAGGCGATCCTGCCGCTGCGCGGCAAGGTGCTCAACGCCGAGCAGGCGACCCGGTCGAAGGTGCTCGCCAACAAGGAGCTGTCGAACATCGTCGACGCGCTGGGCTGTGGGCTGGGCGAGGACCTCGACGTGACCAAGCTGCGCTACCACAAGGTGATCCTGCTGATGGACGCCGACGCCGACGGCCTCCACATCGCGACGCTCCTGCTGACGTTCCTCTACCGCTACATGCGGCCGCTCATCGACCAGGGCTACGTCTACATCGCGCAGCCGCCGCTCTTCCGCGTCGACGCGCTCAAGGAGACCCACTGGGCGCTCGACGAGGCCGACCGCGACCGGATCGTCCGCCGCATCCAGAAGAAGAACCCCCGCACGCAGATCGAGGTGCAACGCTTCAAGGGCCTCGGCGAGATGATGCCCGCCACGCTTCACGAGACGACCCTCGACCCGGACAAGCGCCGCCTCCTCCAGGTCTCGATCCCGGAGGGCTCGCTGCTGGAGACCGAGCGCGCCATCACCGACCTGATGGGCAAGGACGCCGCGCCGCGCTTCGACTTCATCATGGCCCACGCCGCCGAGGTGGAGGATCTCGACGTGTAG
- a CDS encoding SgcJ/EcaC family oxidoreductase, giving the protein MPAAFAAAWMARDADALAALFEPDAAFVNVVGLWWHDREAIRRAHAYGLEVLFPDSTLTVGRTTVKPLSDTVSVVHARMRLTGQSALGDVTEPGARHTIFSFVMRCGADGWRCASAHNTDVVAGAESHIRTEAGDLRPADYRT; this is encoded by the coding sequence ATGCCCGCCGCCTTCGCCGCCGCCTGGATGGCCCGCGACGCCGACGCCCTCGCAGCCCTCTTCGAGCCCGACGCCGCGTTCGTCAACGTCGTCGGCCTGTGGTGGCACGACCGCGAGGCCATCCGCCGCGCCCACGCCTACGGCCTGGAGGTTCTCTTCCCCGACTCCACGCTGACCGTCGGGCGGACGACCGTCAAGCCGCTGTCCGACACCGTCTCCGTCGTCCACGCGCGGATGCGGCTGACCGGTCAGTCTGCCCTCGGCGACGTGACCGAGCCGGGCGCGCGGCACACGATCTTCTCGTTCGTGATGCGGTGCGGCGCCGACGGTTGGCGGTGCGCCTCGGCTCACAACACGGACGTGGTGGCGGGCGCGGAGTCCCACATCCGCACCGAGGCGGGTGACCTGCGGCCGGCCGACTACCGGACCTGA
- a CDS encoding sensor histidine kinase has protein sequence MLARLRSAFAVHPHGPTLVSDVVERDLAAQARRRARVLAWAGLLVNLPLFYVDEYISYTVGAWAEAPAYHVGLLVWRVVAVLSLGGYLVWDRRAPFGPPHDARLSRALAVWFILLGGAFGIWFEPNAAALPLYAFTLLMVAAFVHPPTPATVWAALATIPLIVVGALLYGTSVEVVTDWVEFPFVVVALAVVVDRTLYRQAYRTLESAHLLGRANAELETTLRELRATQDRLVAAERQAERTRISRDLHDSVGAQLSSLLAGIELARLREEAPVGVLGEVEEDAREAMRQLRETVWVLNASEVTVEALAAQLRRFAEARARASGIHAAVQATGDRYAVVPAASALHLYRVGQEAVQNAVKHSGAKTISVRLTSADGRLTLSVRDDGAFRPPVTVLGDGAPSGFGMASMRERASTLGGTFDLATEAGTEVRVDVPLDGDPQVR, from the coding sequence GTGCTCGCTCGCCTCCGGTCCGCTTTCGCCGTTCATCCCCACGGCCCGACGCTCGTCTCCGACGTGGTGGAGCGAGATCTCGCCGCCCAGGCGCGGCGCCGCGCGCGCGTGCTGGCATGGGCCGGACTGCTGGTCAACCTGCCGCTGTTCTACGTCGACGAGTACATCAGCTATACGGTAGGGGCCTGGGCCGAGGCTCCCGCCTACCACGTCGGACTCCTGGTGTGGCGGGTGGTAGCGGTCCTCTCACTCGGAGGGTATCTCGTGTGGGACCGGCGTGCGCCCTTCGGCCCGCCGCACGATGCCCGCCTGTCGCGGGCGTTGGCGGTCTGGTTCATCCTGCTCGGCGGAGCGTTCGGCATCTGGTTCGAACCGAACGCGGCGGCGCTGCCCCTGTACGCGTTCACCCTGCTGATGGTGGCTGCGTTCGTTCACCCGCCCACGCCCGCGACCGTGTGGGCGGCCCTCGCGACGATCCCCCTGATCGTCGTCGGCGCGCTCCTGTATGGGACCTCGGTGGAGGTCGTGACCGACTGGGTCGAGTTTCCGTTCGTCGTGGTGGCGCTGGCAGTGGTGGTGGACCGGACGCTGTACCGCCAGGCGTACCGAACGCTGGAAAGCGCGCACCTGCTGGGCCGCGCCAACGCCGAGCTGGAGACGACGCTCCGTGAGCTTCGCGCCACTCAGGACCGCCTCGTCGCCGCCGAGCGGCAGGCGGAGCGGACGCGCATCAGCCGCGACCTGCACGACTCGGTCGGCGCGCAACTGTCGTCCCTGCTGGCGGGCATCGAACTGGCCCGGCTCCGCGAGGAGGCGCCGGTGGGCGTGCTCGGCGAGGTGGAGGAGGACGCGCGCGAGGCGATGCGTCAGCTCCGCGAGACCGTCTGGGTGCTCAACGCGAGCGAGGTGACCGTCGAGGCGCTGGCGGCCCAACTCCGTCGGTTCGCCGAGGCGCGGGCGCGGGCGTCGGGCATCCACGCGGCCGTGCAGGCGACGGGCGACCGCTACGCCGTCGTGCCCGCGGCGTCGGCGCTGCACCTGTACCGGGTCGGCCAGGAGGCGGTGCAGAACGCCGTCAAGCACAGCGGCGCGAAGACGATTTCGGTGCGCCTCACGAGCGCCGACGGGCGGCTGACGCTGTCGGTCCGCGACGACGGCGCGTTCCGCCCGCCTGTGACGGTGCTGGGCGACGGCGCGCCGTCGGGCTTCGGGATGGCGTCGATGAGGGAGCGGGCGTCGACGCTGGGCGGGACCTTCGACCTCGCCACCGAGGCGGGCACAGAAGTGCGCGTGGACGTGCCGCTCGACGGCGACCCTCAGGTCCGGTAG
- the lepB gene encoding signal peptidase I — protein MPTPDRSRPSRSARRGEAPVRPTFKENVWYWVKAIVAILIVRAFIAEPYRIPSESMEDTLLVGDFLIVSKLHWGPRTPETVGIPVTGIYLPGLRFPQVRLPGFAEPERGDVVVFNYPASVDVERGVIPASVPIERRAPYIKRIMALPGDTLAVLDKMLHINGTPVPLAPTMKQRWLVTATGPDRPSVSQLEEMGIELFVGADRQTEAGVRQFMVFATPSEVDALEALALVARVEPSIQPEDAVDPTYGANPDHVSPRVVPGAGMTIALTDSIDAVYLDAIGRHEGHSVERTDGGILIDGAVATTFTFTQDYYMAMGDARDNSVDSRYWGFVPHSHLVGKAVITFLSFKGEFPFVRPSRFFRPIP, from the coding sequence GTGCCGACGCCCGACCGCTCCCGCCCGTCTCGATCCGCCCGCCGCGGCGAGGCCCCCGTCCGTCCGACGTTCAAGGAGAACGTCTGGTACTGGGTCAAGGCCATCGTCGCCATCCTGATCGTCCGCGCGTTCATCGCCGAGCCGTACCGGATCCCGTCCGAGTCGATGGAGGACACGCTGCTCGTAGGCGACTTCCTGATCGTGTCGAAGCTGCACTGGGGGCCGCGGACGCCCGAGACGGTCGGCATCCCAGTGACGGGCATCTACCTGCCGGGGCTGCGCTTTCCGCAGGTCCGCCTGCCCGGATTCGCCGAGCCCGAGCGCGGCGACGTGGTCGTGTTCAACTACCCCGCCTCGGTGGACGTGGAGCGGGGGGTGATCCCGGCGTCGGTGCCCATCGAGCGGCGGGCGCCCTACATCAAGCGCATCATGGCGCTGCCCGGCGACACGCTGGCGGTGCTCGACAAGATGCTCCACATCAACGGGACGCCGGTGCCGCTGGCGCCGACCATGAAGCAGCGCTGGCTCGTGACGGCCACGGGCCCCGACCGGCCCAGCGTGAGCCAGCTGGAGGAGATGGGGATCGAGCTCTTCGTCGGGGCCGACCGCCAGACGGAGGCGGGCGTCCGCCAGTTCATGGTCTTCGCGACCCCGTCCGAGGTGGACGCCCTCGAAGCGCTCGCGCTCGTCGCCCGCGTCGAGCCGTCGATCCAGCCCGAGGACGCCGTCGACCCGACGTACGGGGCCAACCCGGACCACGTCTCGCCGCGCGTCGTGCCGGGGGCGGGCATGACCATCGCGCTGACGGACTCCATCGACGCGGTCTACCTGGACGCCATCGGCCGACATGAGGGCCACAGCGTCGAGCGCACCGACGGCGGCATCCTGATCGACGGCGCTGTGGCGACGACGTTCACGTTCACGCAGGACTACTACATGGCGATGGGCGATGCGCGCGACAACTCGGTCGACAGCCGCTACTGGGGCTTCGTGCCGCACTCGCACCTCGTCGGCAAGGCGGTGATCACGTTCCTGTCGTTCAAGGGTGAGTTCCCGTTCGTGCGGCCGTCGCGCTTCTTCCGGCCGATCCCGTAG